The following proteins are co-located in the Doryrhamphus excisus isolate RoL2022-K1 chromosome 3, RoL_Dexc_1.0, whole genome shotgun sequence genome:
- the map4k2 gene encoding mitogen-activated protein kinase kinase kinase kinase 2 isoform X3, with amino-acid sequence MNNIGVSFLDPLKDYELIHRIGCGTYGDVFKARNIRTSQLAAIKMVKLDPGDDITSIQQEITMMKECKHKNIVAYFGSYHRNTKLWICMEYCGGGSLQDIYHVTGPLKEKQIAYVCRETLQGLYHLHETGKMHRDIKGANILLTERGDVKLADFGVAAEISASVAKRKSFIGTPYWMAPEVAAVEKKGGYNHLCDIWAVGITAIELAELQPPMFDLHPMRALMLMSKSSFQPPKLKEKTKWSPAFQSFVKMALIKNPRKRPSAETLLQHPFVTQLLTRNLVIELLDMANNPELHHSHNMDDNELEIGIDAPDKIHSAGKHLPVERTVSEEQFDQVKFGPPLRKVTEPYPDLGSYDDDWSLSGDEDDSPSLLECVEQALQLRSLTIRRAPSTDGGKRSGLFSPTTASLPAFCSLSVNATDRDTTQRPTCTLGPDASVTSDSTCSSVLARCSATQDIRQRCSDPCLPVGDAVIASTLSSPKKETPLSPEWSTLRKKTEDSRADFHGLPPTPQVHMGACFSKVFNGCPLKIHCAVTWIFPKTRDQYLILGTEEGIYTLNLNELHEDTLEKLLPQRCTWLYVMNNVLMSVSGKSSQLYSHSLTALFEQKGHLQKKHSSLSLGTNRFTERIGTRKFALSVKIPDTKGCRRCSPETHTQTVLFYVELFHPA; translated from the exons ATGAACAACATCGGGGTGTCATTCCTCGACCCTCTCAAAGACTACGAGCTCATCCACAGGATTGGGTGCGGCACCTACGGGGATGTCTTCAAG GCTCGCAACATCCGTACGTCCCAACTAGCAGCCATCAAGATGGTGAAACTGGACCCAG GTGATGACATCACATCCATCCAGCAGGAGATCACCATGATGAAGGAGTGCAAGCATAAAAACATTGTGGCCTACTTTGGAAGTTACCACAG GAACACCAAACTGTGGATTTGCATGGAATACTGCGGGGGAGGATCCCTTCAGGATATTTACCACG TGACGGGCCCACTGAAGGAGAAACAGATCGCATATGTGTGCAGGGAGACCCTCCAG GGCTTGTATCATCTCCATGAAACGGGCAAAATGCATCGAGACATCAAG GGCGCTAACATCCTTTTGACAGAGCGAGGAGACGTCAAACTGG CGGATTTTGGCGTAGCTGCAGAAATTAGCGCCTCTGTGGCCAAAAGGAAGTCTTTCATAGGAACACCCTACTG GATGGCTCCAGAGGTAGCGGCTGTGGAGAAGAAGGGCGGGTACAACCACCTGTGTGATATTTGGGCTGTCGGTATTACGGCCATCGAGCTAGCTGAGCTCCAGCCCCCCATGTTTGACCTCCACCCAATGAG GGCTTTGATGTTAATGTCCAAGAGTAGTTTCCAACCCCCAAAGCTAAAGGAGAAAACTAAATG GTCTCCAGCCTTCCAGAGCTTTGTAAAAATGGCACTCATCAAAAACCCTCGCAAAAGGCCATCCGCTGAGACGCTGCTACAG catCCGTTTGTGACGCAGTTGTTGACGCGCAACCTGGTCATTGAGCTCCTGGACATGGCCAACAACCCCGAGCTGCACCACTCAcacaacatggacgacaacgAACTGGAG ATTGGGATTGATGCTCCGGACAAGATCCACTCTGCAGGAAAACACCTGCCTGTGGAGAGGACAGTGTCTGAAGAACAAT tTGATCAAGTGAAATTTGGCCCCCCACTGAGAAAAGTCACAGAACCCTACCCTGATTTG GGCTCGTATGATGACGACTGGAGTCTGTCTGGAGATGAAGACGACTCACC GAGCCTGTTGGAATGTGTGGAGCAAGCTCTACAGCTGAG GAGTTTAACCATAAGGAGGGCGCCATCTACTGAT GGAGGGAAGAGAAGCGGTTTATTCAGTCCGACGACAGCCTCCCTGCCGGCCTTCTGCTCTCTCAGCGTCAACGCCACTGACAGAGACACAACACAGAGGCCGACCTGTACGTTGGGTCCGGATGCTTCCGTGACGTCGGACTCGACCTGCTCTTCAG TTTTGGCGAGGTGCTCGGCCACACAGGACATCAGGCAGCGTTGCAGTGACCCGTGCCTACCTGTGGGGGACGCTGTGATTGCCAGCACTCTAAGCTCCCCCAAAAAAGAGACGCCACTCTCCCCTGAATGGAGCACGCTGAGAAAGAAGACTGAGGACTCT AGGGCTGATTTTCATGGACTTCCTCCTACCCCTCAAGTCCAT ATGGGGGCCTGCTTCTCCAAAGTCTTCAATGGCTGCCCTCTTAAAATCCACTGTGCAGTCACCTGGATCTTTCCCAAAACCAGag ATCAGTACCTTATTCTTGGTACGGAGGAGGGAATCTACACACTTAACCTGAATGAACTTCATGAAGATACGCTAGAGAAG CTACTCCCTCAGCGTTGCACATGGTTGTATGTTATGAACAACGTGCTGATGTCCGTATCAG GGAAGTCGTCGCAGCTTTATTCTCACAGTCTGACCGCTCTCTTTGAGCAGAAGGGACACTTAcagaaaaaacacagcagtctGTCGCTCGGCACAAACCGTTTCACAGAGAGGATTGGCACCAG GAAGTTTGCCTTATCGGTGAAGATCCCTGATACCAAAGGCTGCAGGAGATGTAGT CCAGAAACCCATACACAGACAGTACTTTTTTATGTGGAGCTGTTCCATCCGGCCTAG
- the map4k2 gene encoding mitogen-activated protein kinase kinase kinase kinase 2 isoform X2 — MNNIGVSFLDPLKDYELIHRIGCGTYGDVFKARNIRTSQLAAIKMVKLDPGDDITSIQQEITMMKECKHKNIVAYFGSYHRNTKLWICMEYCGGGSLQDIYHVTGPLKEKQIAYVCRETLQGLYHLHETGKMHRDIKGANILLTERGDVKLADFGVAAEISASVAKRKSFIGTPYWMAPEVAAVEKKGGYNHLCDIWAVGITAIELAELQPPMFDLHPMRALMLMSKSSFQPPKLKEKTKWSPAFQSFVKMALIKNPRKRPSAETLLQHPFVTQLLTRNLVIELLDMANNPELHHSHNMDDNELEIGIDAPDKIHSAGKHLPVERTVSEEQFDQVKFGPPLRKVTEPYPDLGSYDDDWSLSGDEDDSPSLTIRRAPSTDGGKRSGLFSPTTASLPAFCSLSVNATDRDTTQRPTCTLGPDASVTSDSTCSSVLARCSATQDIRQRCSDPCLPVGDAVIASTLSSPKKETPLSPEWSTLRKKTEDSRADFHGLPPTPQVHMGACFSKVFNGCPLKIHCAVTWIFPKTRDQYLILGTEEGIYTLNLNELHEDTLEKLLPQRCTWLYVMNNVLMSVSGKSSQLYSHSLTALFEQKGHLQKKHSSLSLGTNRFTERIGTRKFALSVKIPDTKGCRRCSVARNPYTDSTFLCGAVPSGLVLLLWYEPLQKFMHLKHIATRLADSLPIFELLVLVTDEFPQLCVGVRGCTDGNSFTDQQLKFDIIELNGTPISDPENGAVKAVQVSQLDRDTVLIALEKSVKIVNLQGLPSKEFAAEMVFDFPIETLVCLQDSVLAFWKHGLKGKSFHSNEVTQEITDESRVFRVLGTNRDIILQSTPTDDPSALSNVYILTGHESSY; from the exons ATGAACAACATCGGGGTGTCATTCCTCGACCCTCTCAAAGACTACGAGCTCATCCACAGGATTGGGTGCGGCACCTACGGGGATGTCTTCAAG GCTCGCAACATCCGTACGTCCCAACTAGCAGCCATCAAGATGGTGAAACTGGACCCAG GTGATGACATCACATCCATCCAGCAGGAGATCACCATGATGAAGGAGTGCAAGCATAAAAACATTGTGGCCTACTTTGGAAGTTACCACAG GAACACCAAACTGTGGATTTGCATGGAATACTGCGGGGGAGGATCCCTTCAGGATATTTACCACG TGACGGGCCCACTGAAGGAGAAACAGATCGCATATGTGTGCAGGGAGACCCTCCAG GGCTTGTATCATCTCCATGAAACGGGCAAAATGCATCGAGACATCAAG GGCGCTAACATCCTTTTGACAGAGCGAGGAGACGTCAAACTGG CGGATTTTGGCGTAGCTGCAGAAATTAGCGCCTCTGTGGCCAAAAGGAAGTCTTTCATAGGAACACCCTACTG GATGGCTCCAGAGGTAGCGGCTGTGGAGAAGAAGGGCGGGTACAACCACCTGTGTGATATTTGGGCTGTCGGTATTACGGCCATCGAGCTAGCTGAGCTCCAGCCCCCCATGTTTGACCTCCACCCAATGAG GGCTTTGATGTTAATGTCCAAGAGTAGTTTCCAACCCCCAAAGCTAAAGGAGAAAACTAAATG GTCTCCAGCCTTCCAGAGCTTTGTAAAAATGGCACTCATCAAAAACCCTCGCAAAAGGCCATCCGCTGAGACGCTGCTACAG catCCGTTTGTGACGCAGTTGTTGACGCGCAACCTGGTCATTGAGCTCCTGGACATGGCCAACAACCCCGAGCTGCACCACTCAcacaacatggacgacaacgAACTGGAG ATTGGGATTGATGCTCCGGACAAGATCCACTCTGCAGGAAAACACCTGCCTGTGGAGAGGACAGTGTCTGAAGAACAAT tTGATCAAGTGAAATTTGGCCCCCCACTGAGAAAAGTCACAGAACCCTACCCTGATTTG GGCTCGTATGATGACGACTGGAGTCTGTCTGGAGATGAAGACGACTCACC GAGTTTAACCATAAGGAGGGCGCCATCTACTGAT GGAGGGAAGAGAAGCGGTTTATTCAGTCCGACGACAGCCTCCCTGCCGGCCTTCTGCTCTCTCAGCGTCAACGCCACTGACAGAGACACAACACAGAGGCCGACCTGTACGTTGGGTCCGGATGCTTCCGTGACGTCGGACTCGACCTGCTCTTCAG TTTTGGCGAGGTGCTCGGCCACACAGGACATCAGGCAGCGTTGCAGTGACCCGTGCCTACCTGTGGGGGACGCTGTGATTGCCAGCACTCTAAGCTCCCCCAAAAAAGAGACGCCACTCTCCCCTGAATGGAGCACGCTGAGAAAGAAGACTGAGGACTCT AGGGCTGATTTTCATGGACTTCCTCCTACCCCTCAAGTCCAT ATGGGGGCCTGCTTCTCCAAAGTCTTCAATGGCTGCCCTCTTAAAATCCACTGTGCAGTCACCTGGATCTTTCCCAAAACCAGag ATCAGTACCTTATTCTTGGTACGGAGGAGGGAATCTACACACTTAACCTGAATGAACTTCATGAAGATACGCTAGAGAAG CTACTCCCTCAGCGTTGCACATGGTTGTATGTTATGAACAACGTGCTGATGTCCGTATCAG GGAAGTCGTCGCAGCTTTATTCTCACAGTCTGACCGCTCTCTTTGAGCAGAAGGGACACTTAcagaaaaaacacagcagtctGTCGCTCGGCACAAACCGTTTCACAGAGAGGATTGGCACCAG GAAGTTTGCCTTATCGGTGAAGATCCCTGATACCAAAGGCTGCAGGAGATGTAGTGTAG CCAGAAACCCATACACAGACAGTACTTTTTTATGTGGAGCTGTTCCATCCGGCCTAGTTCTGCTTTTGTGGTATGAGCCCCTCCAGAAGTTCATGCATCTAAAG CACATAGCAACAAGGTTAGCGGACTCTCTGCCAATATTTGAGCTGCTGGTGTTGGTCACCGACGAGTTCCCCCAATTGTGTGTCGGGGTGAGAGGCTGCACCGATGGGAACTCCTTCACCGACCAGCAACTCAAGTTTGATATCATAGAGCTGAATGGCACGCCCATTTCAGATCCAG AAAATGGTGCTGTCAAAGCAGTCCAGGTCAGCCAGTTGGACAGAGACACTGTTCTTATTGCATTAGAAA AAAGTGTAAAGATTGTCAACCTGCAGGGCCTTCCATCCAAGGAGTTTGCTGCTGAAATGGTCTTTGACTTCCCCATTGAAACATTAG TTTGCTTGCAGGACAGCGTTCTAGCTTTCTGGAAGCACGGCCTTAAAGGGAAGAGTTTTCACTCAAATGAG GTCACACAAGAGATTACAGACGAGAGTCGAGTATTCCGGGTTTTGGGAACAAACAG AGACATCATTCTCCAGAGCACACCGACGGACGATCCGTCAGCTCTCAGCAACGTCTACATTCTGACCGGCCACGAGAGCAGCTATTAA
- the map4k2 gene encoding mitogen-activated protein kinase kinase kinase kinase 2 isoform X1 codes for MNNIGVSFLDPLKDYELIHRIGCGTYGDVFKARNIRTSQLAAIKMVKLDPGDDITSIQQEITMMKECKHKNIVAYFGSYHRNTKLWICMEYCGGGSLQDIYHVTGPLKEKQIAYVCRETLQGLYHLHETGKMHRDIKGANILLTERGDVKLADFGVAAEISASVAKRKSFIGTPYWMAPEVAAVEKKGGYNHLCDIWAVGITAIELAELQPPMFDLHPMRALMLMSKSSFQPPKLKEKTKWSPAFQSFVKMALIKNPRKRPSAETLLQHPFVTQLLTRNLVIELLDMANNPELHHSHNMDDNELEIGIDAPDKIHSAGKHLPVERTVSEEQFDQVKFGPPLRKVTEPYPDLGSYDDDWSLSGDEDDSPSLLECVEQALQLRSLTIRRAPSTDGGKRSGLFSPTTASLPAFCSLSVNATDRDTTQRPTCTLGPDASVTSDSTCSSVLARCSATQDIRQRCSDPCLPVGDAVIASTLSSPKKETPLSPEWSTLRKKTEDSRADFHGLPPTPQVHMGACFSKVFNGCPLKIHCAVTWIFPKTRDQYLILGTEEGIYTLNLNELHEDTLEKLLPQRCTWLYVMNNVLMSVSGKSSQLYSHSLTALFEQKGHLQKKHSSLSLGTNRFTERIGTRKFALSVKIPDTKGCRRCSVARNPYTDSTFLCGAVPSGLVLLLWYEPLQKFMHLKHIATRLADSLPIFELLVLVTDEFPQLCVGVRGCTDGNSFTDQQLKFDIIELNGTPISDPENGAVKAVQVSQLDRDTVLIALEKSVKIVNLQGLPSKEFAAEMVFDFPIETLVCLQDSVLAFWKHGLKGKSFHSNEVTQEITDESRVFRVLGTNRDIILQSTPTDDPSALSNVYILTGHESSY; via the exons ATGAACAACATCGGGGTGTCATTCCTCGACCCTCTCAAAGACTACGAGCTCATCCACAGGATTGGGTGCGGCACCTACGGGGATGTCTTCAAG GCTCGCAACATCCGTACGTCCCAACTAGCAGCCATCAAGATGGTGAAACTGGACCCAG GTGATGACATCACATCCATCCAGCAGGAGATCACCATGATGAAGGAGTGCAAGCATAAAAACATTGTGGCCTACTTTGGAAGTTACCACAG GAACACCAAACTGTGGATTTGCATGGAATACTGCGGGGGAGGATCCCTTCAGGATATTTACCACG TGACGGGCCCACTGAAGGAGAAACAGATCGCATATGTGTGCAGGGAGACCCTCCAG GGCTTGTATCATCTCCATGAAACGGGCAAAATGCATCGAGACATCAAG GGCGCTAACATCCTTTTGACAGAGCGAGGAGACGTCAAACTGG CGGATTTTGGCGTAGCTGCAGAAATTAGCGCCTCTGTGGCCAAAAGGAAGTCTTTCATAGGAACACCCTACTG GATGGCTCCAGAGGTAGCGGCTGTGGAGAAGAAGGGCGGGTACAACCACCTGTGTGATATTTGGGCTGTCGGTATTACGGCCATCGAGCTAGCTGAGCTCCAGCCCCCCATGTTTGACCTCCACCCAATGAG GGCTTTGATGTTAATGTCCAAGAGTAGTTTCCAACCCCCAAAGCTAAAGGAGAAAACTAAATG GTCTCCAGCCTTCCAGAGCTTTGTAAAAATGGCACTCATCAAAAACCCTCGCAAAAGGCCATCCGCTGAGACGCTGCTACAG catCCGTTTGTGACGCAGTTGTTGACGCGCAACCTGGTCATTGAGCTCCTGGACATGGCCAACAACCCCGAGCTGCACCACTCAcacaacatggacgacaacgAACTGGAG ATTGGGATTGATGCTCCGGACAAGATCCACTCTGCAGGAAAACACCTGCCTGTGGAGAGGACAGTGTCTGAAGAACAAT tTGATCAAGTGAAATTTGGCCCCCCACTGAGAAAAGTCACAGAACCCTACCCTGATTTG GGCTCGTATGATGACGACTGGAGTCTGTCTGGAGATGAAGACGACTCACC GAGCCTGTTGGAATGTGTGGAGCAAGCTCTACAGCTGAG GAGTTTAACCATAAGGAGGGCGCCATCTACTGAT GGAGGGAAGAGAAGCGGTTTATTCAGTCCGACGACAGCCTCCCTGCCGGCCTTCTGCTCTCTCAGCGTCAACGCCACTGACAGAGACACAACACAGAGGCCGACCTGTACGTTGGGTCCGGATGCTTCCGTGACGTCGGACTCGACCTGCTCTTCAG TTTTGGCGAGGTGCTCGGCCACACAGGACATCAGGCAGCGTTGCAGTGACCCGTGCCTACCTGTGGGGGACGCTGTGATTGCCAGCACTCTAAGCTCCCCCAAAAAAGAGACGCCACTCTCCCCTGAATGGAGCACGCTGAGAAAGAAGACTGAGGACTCT AGGGCTGATTTTCATGGACTTCCTCCTACCCCTCAAGTCCAT ATGGGGGCCTGCTTCTCCAAAGTCTTCAATGGCTGCCCTCTTAAAATCCACTGTGCAGTCACCTGGATCTTTCCCAAAACCAGag ATCAGTACCTTATTCTTGGTACGGAGGAGGGAATCTACACACTTAACCTGAATGAACTTCATGAAGATACGCTAGAGAAG CTACTCCCTCAGCGTTGCACATGGTTGTATGTTATGAACAACGTGCTGATGTCCGTATCAG GGAAGTCGTCGCAGCTTTATTCTCACAGTCTGACCGCTCTCTTTGAGCAGAAGGGACACTTAcagaaaaaacacagcagtctGTCGCTCGGCACAAACCGTTTCACAGAGAGGATTGGCACCAG GAAGTTTGCCTTATCGGTGAAGATCCCTGATACCAAAGGCTGCAGGAGATGTAGTGTAG CCAGAAACCCATACACAGACAGTACTTTTTTATGTGGAGCTGTTCCATCCGGCCTAGTTCTGCTTTTGTGGTATGAGCCCCTCCAGAAGTTCATGCATCTAAAG CACATAGCAACAAGGTTAGCGGACTCTCTGCCAATATTTGAGCTGCTGGTGTTGGTCACCGACGAGTTCCCCCAATTGTGTGTCGGGGTGAGAGGCTGCACCGATGGGAACTCCTTCACCGACCAGCAACTCAAGTTTGATATCATAGAGCTGAATGGCACGCCCATTTCAGATCCAG AAAATGGTGCTGTCAAAGCAGTCCAGGTCAGCCAGTTGGACAGAGACACTGTTCTTATTGCATTAGAAA AAAGTGTAAAGATTGTCAACCTGCAGGGCCTTCCATCCAAGGAGTTTGCTGCTGAAATGGTCTTTGACTTCCCCATTGAAACATTAG TTTGCTTGCAGGACAGCGTTCTAGCTTTCTGGAAGCACGGCCTTAAAGGGAAGAGTTTTCACTCAAATGAG GTCACACAAGAGATTACAGACGAGAGTCGAGTATTCCGGGTTTTGGGAACAAACAG AGACATCATTCTCCAGAGCACACCGACGGACGATCCGTCAGCTCTCAGCAACGTCTACATTCTGACCGGCCACGAGAGCAGCTATTAA